The genomic stretch TTTTTTCCTGAACCTTCTTTTCTTCCCAAGAGTTCCTCTAGCCCGCCATTTCGATATTTAGTTAACCATCTTGATATTGTGGTTTGGTGATGTCCTGACAATCCTGCTAAATGGCCTCCACTCTCAACTTGTCTAGTTTTTAGCCAGTATAACACTTGTAACTTTGCCTGGTTTTTGGCATTTTTTTCTGATTTCAGCAACTCTAGCAAAAATGTTTCTGATTCAGTAATTTCTATCTTAATTTTTCCCGACATCATATTACATTAAATAAAACTACCCTATTAATTTTAGCATTTTTTCTTCTATTTGATATTAATAACATTTGCTAAAAAACTGCATCTACCCTACCAGATTAGGGGCTTTTTTTATGGTTTCTTCTTGACATTCAACACTTCTGAAACAAAAGTCTGAATTTCTACCCATTCTGCATCTAAGAGGGGTTGAGTTATTAATTCTATCTGAAAGGACCGTTGGGCGGCTTCTAGCATAGCTTTAATCCAAGTATCGAGGTTGTAGTTAGCGGCAGGGTATACAGGGGGAAGATCGCCAAAAACTTGAGTATATAATTGGTTATCGGTGGCTAATTGAAGGGAACCATGAAGTAAGTAACAGTTTCCTTGTTTGAGTAAAGCACTCCCTACTAACTTTTGGCCTGTCAAATCGACTAAATCTGCGGGAGTACTCGTGGCTAGACAATTGGCATGATTTAGATAGTTTTTCCCACCCTGTCCATAGTCTAAGACTAAACCGAGCGATCGCCCTGCTTCAATCAAGAATGAAGATAGGTAATGATAAACTCCGATCACGCGTCCAGGAATACCAGACGTGACGATAGCGTAGGTTAGATCCTGATCATGTAAGACTGCTCGACCTCCCGTAGGACGTCGTACTATCTCTAAGGGTTGTCCTTGCCAAGTGATTTGATGCCAAGTTTCAGGATAACGACGTTGGTGATAACCCAGAGAAATAGCCGGTGGTGACCAAGTGTAAAATCTTAAACAAGGGGGTTGTTTACCTAGTCGATGCTGTTGCAGCAACCAAGTATCAATAGCCATTTGCACCCTACCCGAAGCTTCCAGTAGGGGAAGATAACGCCAAATCTGTGTCATTGTCCCCACATGAAGCGCAACCACCAAAAAACCATTAAAATAGCTAGAGCGAGGTAATCTGGCCATCTTAAGCGCAGGTCGTGCCATTGGACCTTATGTTCATTAGGACTAGTGAATCCTCTTACTTCCATAGCTACGGCGATTTGTTCAGCGCGCAACAACAGATTTTCTAACAGTCTTTCTAATACTAAAACCCAGACTTTGAGACTATTACGAATACCCAATTTTTGCCAATTTATACCCCTGGTACGCATGGAACGCACTAAGTTCTGAATTTCTTCCATCACTAGGGGAATAAAACGCAAAGACAGGGTTAGAGTCAAGACGATTTCGGTAATGGGTAATTTAAAATAACCCAAAGGCTTCATTAACTCTTCTATTCCTGCGGTAATTTCTTCTGGTGCGGTGCTTAGGAGATAGAGATTAGTACTGAAAATTAGAGTAAAAATGAGGCTACTAACGCGAATCGCTAAATCTACTGATTGACGCGTAATAGTAATCTTATGTCCCCATAGTAAATCTTGATCAAAAAGAACATAATTATAAGATTTAACCGGGGTACCCCAATCCAAAGAGGGGAGTCTGGGTTGATGGGCGATAGTTAACCCATCTGGTGCTATCAGGGTGATTAAAAAAACTAAAATAGCTATAATCACTAGCCAACCCATCTGTTGACGAAACACCCTAAAGGGAATACTCGCCAGCAGAAATAACAGCAATAATAATCCGACTAAACTTAAGCGCCATAATGGGTTAGCTAGTAGGGGGGAAAGCAAAAAACTCATCAACCACATCAGTTTTACTCGAGGATCTAAATGGTGTAACCAAGTTGTGGGTTTTTCTAAATATAGTCCGATAGCAAGCGATCGCAATAAATCCATTTTTTTACCTTACCTCAACTGGATAAACTAAGTTGAGAACCTTGGCTAGTTTTTCGCACCTCTATATGGGTTTGAAACGCTTCTTTAAATTGTTGCATATGTGTTACCGTTAGTATACAGGCAAAATCCTCAGCAATGGCATTAATAGCCGCGATTAGACGTCCACAGCCATCTTGATCTTGAGTACCAAAACCCTCATCAATAACTAGTAATTGTAGAGATGTTCCCGCTCGTTGCGCCAGAAGTTTAGATAAAGCTAAGCGAACAGCAAAGTTAATCCGAAAAGCTTCCCCTCCAGAATAGGTTTCGTAAGGGCGCGTTCCCTGACTATCAGCTATGATGATTTCCAGTGTTTCAGTGGTTTTGTCTGAGGTTTTGTTTTGCTTTTGAGCAACGAAACTAACGTGTAACTGATTCCCGGTTAATCTAGCTAAGATATGATTACTCTGTGCCTCTAGATAAGGTAATATATTCTCAATCATCAAAGATTGAATGCCTTTTTTTCCAAAAGCATTGGCTAACTCCTCATAAACTCGATGTTTAGTTTTTATTTGTTTAAGATTAGCTAATGTTTCTTGTTGTTGTAATTCTTGTTCTTCTAATTGGCGTAAACTCTGTTCTAAACTACCTTGTTGTCTAGATAGTTCTTGTAGCTTGTCTATGTAGCTTTGTGACTGCTGCTCTAGAGTTTGAATTTCTCCACTATTATCTGTCATGGTGCCCAGAGTTTGCTGTAATTGAGTTAATTTTTCTAATCGCTCTTTTTGTTCTGCTTCGATTTCTTGTTCCCTATGGTCGATTGTTTGTAAACTCTCTTGTTTACGTGGATAATCTTGCTGGGCTTGTAATAGTCTTTGGTAGTTCACTTCCCAGGATGAAGCGGCGCGTAGATCGGCTTTGACTTGATTGTGCTCGGTACGACTATAATCCAATTCGGTAATAGCTGCAGTTATTTGTTGAATTTGTGACTGAAAAGTAGAGTTATGCTCTAATTCGCTAATTTGGTGCTGAGTTTGCTCTAATTGAGCTATAAGTTTAGGTATATTTTCATTGAGTCTATTTTGTTCTGTTTGGGCTATTTCAATGTCTCTCTGCTTATTTTCCGCCCAGCGCCAGCGTTTTTCTTCTTCTCTAACTATGCTATGGGTTTTTTCGTCGTAATTGAGATTTTGTAATTGTAGCTCAATCCTTTCCAATTCTTGAGTCTGGGAGGGAGCATAACTATGATTAGCGATCGCCCGTTCTATTTCCTCTATTTGTGCTTTAATTTGCTTGCTATTTTCATATTGCAGTTGTATGTTTTCTAATTCTGCTTCCAAGCGCGTATCTTTTTTTTGGAGGCGATCGTATTCTGTTAATTCTGTCTTGATTTGATTCAATTCAGCGATTAATTCGTCTCGTTTTCTGGTACATTTAGCGATCTCTTCTTTAGTAGACCAGATTTGTGCTTCGATGTTGTGCTGTTGTTCGGCTTTAACCGAGACGACTTGATGGAGATGATGTTCATCGAGGGGTTGTTCACACAGAGGACAAATAGCGTCACTCTGTTGTAAAGAGTCCTGTTTAATTTTTAACTCTGATAACTGTTGTTCCAGATTGCGTATACGTTCCTTAAGTTTTTCGATTAAGCTGTGACTATCTTGGAGTTTCTCTTCTACCCTTGCTTGATAATTACGCCGGTTGTCTAAGATTTGAATTTGCTCATTTACCTCTTGTAACGCTTGAAGCTTTTGGGGTTTCTCACTAATTACCTGATTTAATTGAGCCTCTAATTGGCTTAGTTGCTTTAATTCAGCTTCGCTTTTAGCTTTAAAACGTTCTATTTCTATTTTGAGAGCATCTCGTCTTTTAGCGAGGGGGGTTACCTGTTGTTGTAAGCGATCTAATTGATTAAGATGTTCCTGGTGTTTGCGTAATTGTACCAAACCATCGGCAACCGAATCAGCATTACTCAAAATTTGTCGGACTTTTTCTGCATCTTTTTCGTAGCCTTGTAAAGTAGTTTGATATTGTTGTAAAACCAATTCTAAGGCGTGACGTTGTTGTTGTAGTTGTTTTTCTCGTGCTTGGATTTCTTGTTGCAGTTTTTCGTAACGAGTCAATTTCTGTTCTAAAACTTCTTCCCTGGCTTTGAGGGCGACTAAAGTTTGATAATTAGTCTTAATTACCGATTCTTGAGCGATAAAAGCTTGTAATTCAGCAATTTCTTGTTGAGCAATCAGACGCTGCTGACTGAGGCGATGGCGATCTTGCTGGCTATCTCGATAGCGAGTCTCTGTTACACTTAACTGATTGAGTAACTGTTCTCTTTCGTGTTTTACTCGTTGTAATTGCTCTAATTGCTCTCTAGTGCTTTGTTGCTGGGATTGAAGTTTAGCTATAACTGTGGACACTTGTTCAAGTTCAAGAGTTATCGCGGGCTTTTCTGGGAGTTTACTGCTAAATTGAGCCAAAGTCTCTTTTAATAATTCAGTTTTTACCTTATATCCTCGGGCTACATCCTTCGCTTTCTCGGCTAACTCTTCGTATTGCTCTAATTTAAGCAGCTTGGCGAGTATGTCTTTCCGTTCATTGGGTTTGAGTAACATAAACTCATCGGCTTTACCCTGACGCAAATAAGCCGAATTAATAAAAGTATCATAATCTAAATTGATATGGTTGTATATTTGTTCTTGAGTAGCCTTTAATCCCTTGGTACCTAAAGCGCGAAATCCATTATTATCTGTGGCAATTTGAAATTGTAACTTCCCGGCGCTTCCCTTGTGACGCGTACGAATCACTCGATAAGTCTGTTGAGCAAAAGTAAATTCAAAATCCACCCTGACATCGGTCGCACCTGTGTGAATCACGTCATCTTCAGTTACAGCTCGAGTTTTTCCCCACATCGCCCAGGTAATAGCCTCTAACAAAGATGATTTACCAGCACCATTGGCGCCACAAATACAAGCGGTGTGCAAACCGCGAAAATCCAGTGTTGCTTCTCGATAGCTCAAAAAATTTATCAGCGTTAATTTGACAGGAATCATAAGAAGTGATCTGTTAGTACCTATGAACTACTTTGACATCCTCCCCGACCTTTAGGTACGAGGATTCCTTTAGAACAAGCTCAACTGAACCGGTTTAAAGGTGGTTGACGCTTCATCAGGTGCTGCCAAGTTTGCCTTGGTCTTATGCGTCCCTCCACGTCCTTTTAGAGTCTCCGAGTGTCCCCCGGCGACTTTTATATTTATTGCTGCATTAACATCTCTATCGTGGTGCGCACCACAATACAGACAAGTCCATTCTCTTACTGAAAGCTCTTTTTTCCCGCCAATCTCCCCACAATTTGAACACCTTTGACTGGTTGGTTCCCATCTACTAATTACCCTAAAGTCTTTCCCATACATCTGGGCTTTTGCTTCCAACATCTG from Gloeocapsa sp. PCC 73106 encodes the following:
- a CDS encoding AAA family ATPase encodes the protein MIPVKLTLINFLSYREATLDFRGLHTACICGANGAGKSSLLEAITWAMWGKTRAVTEDDVIHTGATDVRVDFEFTFAQQTYRVIRTRHKGSAGKLQFQIATDNNGFRALGTKGLKATQEQIYNHINLDYDTFINSAYLRQGKADEFMLLKPNERKDILAKLLKLEQYEELAEKAKDVARGYKVKTELLKETLAQFSSKLPEKPAITLELEQVSTVIAKLQSQQQSTREQLEQLQRVKHEREQLLNQLSVTETRYRDSQQDRHRLSQQRLIAQQEIAELQAFIAQESVIKTNYQTLVALKAREEVLEQKLTRYEKLQQEIQAREKQLQQQRHALELVLQQYQTTLQGYEKDAEKVRQILSNADSVADGLVQLRKHQEHLNQLDRLQQQVTPLAKRRDALKIEIERFKAKSEAELKQLSQLEAQLNQVISEKPQKLQALQEVNEQIQILDNRRNYQARVEEKLQDSHSLIEKLKERIRNLEQQLSELKIKQDSLQQSDAICPLCEQPLDEHHLHQVVSVKAEQQHNIEAQIWSTKEEIAKCTRKRDELIAELNQIKTELTEYDRLQKKDTRLEAELENIQLQYENSKQIKAQIEEIERAIANHSYAPSQTQELERIELQLQNLNYDEKTHSIVREEEKRWRWAENKQRDIEIAQTEQNRLNENIPKLIAQLEQTQHQISELEHNSTFQSQIQQITAAITELDYSRTEHNQVKADLRAASSWEVNYQRLLQAQQDYPRKQESLQTIDHREQEIEAEQKERLEKLTQLQQTLGTMTDNSGEIQTLEQQSQSYIDKLQELSRQQGSLEQSLRQLEEQELQQQETLANLKQIKTKHRVYEELANAFGKKGIQSLMIENILPYLEAQSNHILARLTGNQLHVSFVAQKQNKTSDKTTETLEIIIADSQGTRPYETYSGGEAFRINFAVRLALSKLLAQRAGTSLQLLVIDEGFGTQDQDGCGRLIAAINAIAEDFACILTVTHMQQFKEAFQTHIEVRKTSQGSQLSLSS
- a CDS encoding biotin/lipoate A/B protein ligase family protein encodes the protein MTQIWRYLPLLEASGRVQMAIDTWLLQQHRLGKQPPCLRFYTWSPPAISLGYHQRRYPETWHQITWQGQPLEIVRRPTGGRAVLHDQDLTYAIVTSGIPGRVIGVYHYLSSFLIEAGRSLGLVLDYGQGGKNYLNHANCLATSTPADLVDLTGQKLVGSALLKQGNCYLLHGSLQLATDNQLYTQVFGDLPPVYPAANYNLDTWIKAMLEAAQRSFQIELITQPLLDAEWVEIQTFVSEVLNVKKKP
- a CDS encoding energy-coupling factor transporter transmembrane protein EcfT; its protein translation is MDLLRSLAIGLYLEKPTTWLHHLDPRVKLMWLMSFLLSPLLANPLWRLSLVGLLLLLFLLASIPFRVFRQQMGWLVIIAILVFLITLIAPDGLTIAHQPRLPSLDWGTPVKSYNYVLFDQDLLWGHKITITRQSVDLAIRVSSLIFTLIFSTNLYLLSTAPEEITAGIEELMKPLGYFKLPITEIVLTLTLSLRFIPLVMEEIQNLVRSMRTRGINWQKLGIRNSLKVWVLVLERLLENLLLRAEQIAVAMEVRGFTSPNEHKVQWHDLRLRWPDYLALAILMVFWWLRFMWGQ